In Nonlabens agnitus, the DNA window TTTTATTTGTTCTTCATATGCTTTTTTATCTTTTTCTTTAAGCATCTCATTAAAAGTGGTGGCCGTTTTTTTGTTTTCGGCAAGTTTTTGAGTGATGTCATAAACCTCTTGGGTCAACGCTTCCAGCTTTTTCATGGCGTCGTATTTTGCCTTACGGTCTGCTGCGGTCAATTCATCCACTCGTGGGTCATCCTCAACCGTAATCATGGTTTCACTAGTGACATCTCCATATTCCATCACTGCTTTATAGGTTCCTGGCAATACATCTACACCAGCATTTTCTCTTTTGCTCTTATTGATATTGCGCGATGGATAATTGCCACCTTTCTCGCGCAGTCTCCAGCTCCATTGATAGATTCCTGTTTCTTTGGGAACTTTGGATTCCAAGGTCCTGATCAAACGGTCACCATCGTATATCTTAAGGCGTATGGTGTCTCTTGCCGTGCTATCCACCTGCTTGGAAAGTTCTTTGTCAAAGTAATATTTGAAAGATCCTGAGCTGCCGCGGTTCTCACCTTGATAAATGGCATCACCACCAAAACGGCTTCCGGTAGGTTGTTGATATCTTGCTTGATAAGCGATAGGCGGCTCAAATAATTTGATGGGTTGATCGTATTTCGCTTTCGCGGAAGCAATGTCCTTCAAAGGTCTAATATCATCCAAAACCCATGCGGCACGTCCAAAGGTTCCTATAACTAGATCCTGTTCTCTAGGATGAATCACTAGATCCTTTACAGAAACCGTAGGGAATCCATTGGTGTATTTTACCCAATTCTCACCAGCATCAATCGAGATGTAAAGTCCATCGTCTGTACCAAGGAACATGAGATTGTTCTGGTCTGGAGCCTCGATTATGCTTAACGTATAGCTTTCTACATCGTCTGCATCTACAATGCGTTTCCAGCTCTTACCATAATCTGTGGTACGGTAGGCATAAGGCTCGTAATTAAATCTGCGGTAGTCGTTTGCAACAAGTAGGGCATGACCTTTTTTTGTTGCAGATGCTTTGATTTGTGCAATCCAGCTTCCTTCAGGCAGGCCTTTAAGTCCTTTACTAATGTCTGTCCAGCTGCCGCCGCCATCTTTAGTAACATGAACGCGACCGTCGTCAGATCCTGTATAAATAATATTGCGCTCTGCGGCGCTAGGTTCGATGACAAGCAGTGTGGTATGATTTTCTGCTCCAGTGGCATCCATGGTCAATCCACCAGATTCTCCTTGTTTTTGCTTTTCAGGATCGTTAGTGGTCAAATCTGGACTGATCACGGTCCAAGTCAAACCTTTGTCAGTGGACTTATGTACGAACTGGCTCCCAAAATACAGCGTACTGCTATCAAATGGATCGATGTTTATTGCCGAATTCCAGTTGAATCGCAATGCAACATCTGGATCTGGATGTGTAGGTTTAACGCTGTAGTTATTTCCTGTCTGCCAGTCAAATCGTTGCACAGAGCCTTGCTGACTCATGGAGTATCCAAAACGACTGTTGTCTGGATCTGGAACCACGTCAAAACCATCGCCAAAGCTAATTTCCTGCCAGTAGCTATTTCTTATTCCTTGATCGCGCCAGGTATAGGCAGGACCACGCCAGCTACCGTTATCTTGCATACCGCCATAAACATTGTAGGGTATATCCATATCTACATTAATATGGTAAAATTGTGCAACCGGTAAGTTGCCTATGAATCTCCAGGATTTACCTCTATCTCGAGTGATGTTCAAACCACCGTCATTACCGTCAATCATAAACGAGCCATCTTCTGGATGTATGTACCAGGCATGGTGGTCTGGATGCACACCATTGTTAGCGCCGTAAGCTGGCATTAATTGTTCAAAGTTTTTACC includes these proteins:
- a CDS encoding WD40/YVTN/BNR-like repeat-containing protein — translated: MKNYTFLLLLLLPLLAVSQKLDLDLVKNLKPRNIGPGGMSGRVTAIDVVESNPDIIYAGTASGGLWKSESGGIAWEPIFDDQVTASIGAVAIQQSNPSVIWAGTGEGNPRNSLNGGYGIFKSLDAGKSWQSMGLEKTRHIHRVIIDPTNPDVVYAAAIGSPWGEHPERGVFKTTDGGKTWNKVLYTNDKSGAADLVMDPSNPNKLIAAMWEHKRDPWFFKSGGEGSGLYITHDGGANWKKMTDKEGLPGGELGRIGVAIARSNPDIIYALVEAKKNALYKSEDGGFNWKKINDKSDIGNRPFYYSEIYVDPINENRVYSVFTYVNVSEDGGKNFEQLMPAYGANNGVHPDHHAWYIHPEDGSFMIDGNDGGLNITRDRGKSWRFIGNLPVAQFYHINVDMDIPYNVYGGMQDNGSWRGPAYTWRDQGIRNSYWQEISFGDGFDVVPDPDNSRFGYSMSQQGSVQRFDWQTGNNYSVKPTHPDPDVALRFNWNSAINIDPFDSSTLYFGSQFVHKSTDKGLTWTVISPDLTTNDPEKQKQGESGGLTMDATGAENHTTLLVIEPSAAERNIIYTGSDDGRVHVTKDGGGSWTDISKGLKGLPEGSWIAQIKASATKKGHALLVANDYRRFNYEPYAYRTTDYGKSWKRIVDADDVESYTLSIIEAPDQNNLMFLGTDDGLYISIDAGENWVKYTNGFPTVSVKDLVIHPREQDLVIGTFGRAAWVLDDIRPLKDIASAKAKYDQPIKLFEPPIAYQARYQQPTGSRFGGDAIYQGENRGSSGSFKYYFDKELSKQVDSTARDTIRLKIYDGDRLIRTLESKVPKETGIYQWSWRLREKGGNYPSRNINKSKRENAGVDVLPGTYKAVMEYGDVTSETMITVEDDPRVDELTAADRKAKYDAMKKLEALTQEVYDITQKLAENKKTATTFNEMLKEKDKKAYEEQIKTTDSIIKAIEKEQAKYFGSIDERQGITRNPEVTVTQRIGSARGYIDSRQGPQTKTESQLFEQAQQAANKAMTETQQWLDQTWEPYKNEMKNVQINLWE